In Lolium rigidum isolate FL_2022 chromosome 3, APGP_CSIRO_Lrig_0.1, whole genome shotgun sequence, the genomic window TAATTTGTGGTATTACGTAGGAGCTTATATAACTAACTAAATGCAGGCGTGCCAAAGGTGTAGGTGACCACAGCTGAGTACCTCAGTGCGCTTACTTTCGCTCATGTCATGAAGAGACTGGCGGCCTGCTGCCGAGGGAGGCTAGACTGCGCTGAGCTGATGTCATCTGAAGAATCATACGGCGGCTTGCCATGCACAACACCGTGCTCGGTTTACCTTGGGCTCATCATCAAGGATGATGGCAGCAATCAAGCCTGATCCGGAGGCGGTGTGGTCAGCGAGTCCTCTGTCGGAGGAGGCGAGGACCAGCATGAGGTTTCATAACTTAAAATCATTCAATAATTAATCTTCAAGAAATGTATTAAGAGCATCGTGTAGAAGTTATGATTGTTTGACTCAGTTATGGAAAATGAAGCAAATGAGTTTTTCATGTATTCTTGTTTGTAGCAAAGTATAAGGGCAATAATTTTTTCAGATAGCTTATTAACATTTGTTAAACAGTGGAGATGTTGCTTGTTCCTTCACCATACCACATGCTTGAAAGGTTGCAGCATGTCACCATCCTCAATCCATGAGTGTGCTAAGTATTCGGTGCTTCATGTTGATTCCATATGTGTATGTGACAAGCCGAAAAATATGCTGACACCCGAATACTGCCCAAATGAGCAATTTGGGAATTGATCTTACATTCAACAGAATTGCGATGCGTTTCCAAAGGGAATGCCATGCTTTGAATCATACCTATTATTTATATAATTACTATATCACTTATTTGATACTTCAGACTACACTTCTATTTTTTTTAGAGTCTTCCATTGTATGTCATTTTGTTTGGTTATATGCTACAACATAAATACTTTTCATAATGCTTGCAACTATTTGGTTCAAATATTCTTTTTAGTGGAACAAGATTCAATAGAACCACCAATATGTCTTTCACGGTATTTTTCCTAACAATAACATTAGTACATCAAGTACGACCAGACCATAAAAGTGGAAGCGCACACATAACCCAATATCAGATATGTTTTCAAAATTGACACTTCTAACCATAAAAAATGTGGTATCAACTCTTTTGTGTTGAAGCAGATACATTTATCTTGAAATTAGTAATTATCCTTTCATGCCTCTTTTACAATGCTCCCTCTTTTGGTCAATAATCATAATTTAGTGGAGGAGCTTATACAAAAACATAAAAACTGAAAATATTAGTGCGAAATCGTACTAAATTTAAATTGTCATATCTTACTATGGCACCTTGATGGAATGATGTGTCTGCAAGAAATTAAAGTACTTAAATTTCAAGTTAATTTTTAGTATTAAAATAAGGTAAAACTTATGGTTTAAATTCCGACTTGAttttgccatttgcgcgatagcgcaacgggtcatctagtataACTAATGCATACAGTTGTTGCAAACCTTCACGGTGACAATGAACACAAAAAACATTTTTCACATGCAAATAATGGAGTTAGAAGAATTGTTATCTCTGGTTGTATTTTCATACTACCTTCATATCGGTTTATTGGGCTTTTAATAAGCTGCATCGCCATAAAGACAATGGCTGATAGGTGGAGAAAAATGATGCCCCAACCTTTAAATTCCTCATTCTGCCCTAGCAATTAATTAGGAAAGACTAAAGCGGAAATGCACATTTAAACGCTTGTGCATATGCTCCTGCAACAAAAAAAGCATTTTAAATTGTAAAAAATCCTAAATAAAAGATTCGTATGTACATATTGATATTCTATGTGCACTTGTCAAGTTTCGCAGATAACCGACTTTTTGTGTCATGtgcaaaaaagataaagaaatgtcTCATAAAGAACTTGTCTTTTTAGCATCAAATTTTGTTTCTTTTCATACGCCACAAAAATCATCGATTTTTTGTGAAACAACTTTGCGAGCACATAGAACATTAAGATGTATGTGCAACTTTTTTTGTTGGaactttttgacattttaaagtcAGGAGCATATGCTACTGAGTGCAAAAACGCCTTCTCCAGACTAAAGAGCTATGCATGCAAGGGCATACATAGGAAAATTTGGGGTTTAAATGAACAAGATGCATAGGTGAAAGCAATTTAAAAAGGTGAAGGACCACAATGGCTATCAACTTACCATAATTAATACTGATTTGAGCCTAATTTTTAGATATTTTCCTAATGTCACAAGAAACCCAATAAACCGTTATGGAGGGAGTACGTAACTTTCACGAAGAAAAAACTAATCCCCTCGTTCAAAATTATTTTGTGTTTCATGTTTGGCCAAAGTTCAACTTTTGTCAAATATTTACAAAAAATAtcaacggaaattcaattcggctcccgggtgcataagctccctctatcaaaaaattatattttgaaatgtcgaaaaattttgacaaaaaattctacatttacatctccacaatatacctacgttcatcaagtttcgcgaggaaccaatatgttttgtggtctgtgttaaaaagaaaaaaattatctcctgaaaagccttattttcagcattgaattttgtcttttttacacacgtcacacgacaagtcggatttttatgaaacaacgttGTGAGCGTGTAAGCATGTGatgatgtacgttcgaattttttttttaattttttgaaatttcaaaatgtacgtaacatgcatttcaaaataaagggagcatatgctcccatgtgccaaaacaccattcccatcAAAATATCAACACCTAAATTATAAAATATACTATATTAAAATATTCATTATtatattttgtattatatttttttacaaaaaatatAATTATATATTGAAGATACCAACTGCACCCAACCTCTACACCAACCAAATGTCCTAACGCATTACACATGCATAgaagcaaaaaataaaaaataaaaagaaagcctGCCACACTGACTAATTCCTCGCAGCTGGCAGCGCAAACAAGGTTTTGGATACCGGTTTGAAAAAAATCTCAGAGGGGGCTGAGATTTCCGGTAACCATGGTTACCGGAGATAACCGGTCAAATACCGGACGAAATTctcaaacaaaatttgaatttcaaactgaAAAATgtctaaatatttttaaaaataaggttttgaagagaagaaagtgaaagaTTCGAACAATGAGTTGGGGCATAGAGTTATACTGGAGAGGAAACACGTACGATTTAAGGTGGCTAACTAATCAGtctaaattcaaatcaaatttgaatagacCGAGATTTTTTGGCCGATAAATTCATTTACCGGAGGGGACTGAGAATTCCGGTTACCGGCCGGTAACCGTGATATTCCAACCGGTAACCAAATCCCTGAGCGCAAACCACCGCCAAAGACAACACTCGGCGGCCACTTTCTCCAAAGAGATGCCCGTAAGAAGGACAGTGCACAAACACCGCCTTAATCTGTCAAAGATCTTAAACTTTCACCCCGAAGAAGGTCTACGCTctactcaaaacaatgccttaaaCAAGAGCAAAATACACTATGTTTGTTGATTTATGACAACAAAATACACTTAACGGAGGAAGTATACTTAATTAACCACTTGTATGTGTCTCATGACTCCCATCATTCTCTGGTTTACAGTTAGATAGGATGATGATAAAATTAAGAAGTCGCCATGCATTGCACAGCCCCCTTTTGTAACGCGGGTTGGAGAATGATCGAGCTAGCTGTGCATAATGGGGCAATCGAGCTAGCTAGTGCGGCCGCGATACGCGCATCAGAAGTTCAGAACCATGTTCGATCCCGGCTGGCCGGTTGACTAACCCACAAACCACAAACCTGCATGCGCTGCAGATGTGTCTGACTAGTATAAATACACAGGCAAACCAGCAAGTTGGCTTCATCCCATCTTTCTCGAGCAGACACAAGGAGTAGCACTACTGTAGCTGATCCGACAAAATGGCCAAGCTCGTCGTCCTCGCCGTGCTCGCCTCGTTGATCAGTACCGTTTCGTGCCAATCTTGGACGTGGTCAATCTACAGAAGCTGGGGCTATTCCAGTCCCACATGGGGGACCCCATGGACTTATAATTCTGCACCGACGACGTGGACGACCCCTCCCCCACCTCCATCTTCCAATGGCCTCAAGGTCGGCTACTACGCCGACCACAATTGCTCTAACGCAGAGAACATCGTGAGGGCTGCCGTGGAGAAAGCCAGCGCTGGCATCCTTGCCGGCCTCATCCGCCTCGccttccacgactgcttcgtaCGGGTACGTTCAAAATTCATTTGTTGTAGAGTATACTTACTATTTTCTACTTATGCGCTCGACGACGCGAGTGGAGTGGATAGCTAAACATGTTGCGCTTTCTTCAGGGGTGCGATGCCTCCGTTCTTCTCGAGGGCTCAGATAGGGAGAAGCAGGGTTTCCCGAACCTGAGCCTGCGTGGCTTCGACATCATTGACGCGTCGAAGGACGCCCTCGAGAAGGAATGCCCGGGCGTCGTCTCATGCGCCGACATCGTCTCCTTCGCAGCTCGCGACGCTAGCTACATCCTCAGCTACAAGAAGATCAACTACACCGTGCCGGCTGGCCGCTTCGACGGGAAAGTGTCGTTCGCCAACGAGACCATGGGACAGAACCTGCCCCCGCCCTTCGCCGACCTGGCTACGCTCAAAAAGATGTTCGCTGACAAGGGGCTCGACCAGGCCGACATGGTCGTGCTCTCCGGCGCCCACACCGTCGGCATCTCCCACTGCCCCTCCTTCTCCGACCGCGTCCACCCGCCGACCAGCCCCTCCCCGAACATGGACACCACGCTCGCCGCCAAGCTGAACCAGACATGCAACACGCCAAACAACGCCACCACCACGGCGTCGCAGGATTCTGAGACCCCCAACGCGTTGGACAACCAGTACTACAAGAACGTCATGTCCGGCAAGGTGCTCTTCACCTCCGACGCGGCGCTGAATTCGTCGGAGACGCTGGAGCTGGTGAAAAAATATGCCGGGTCAGATGATTGGAACACAGCCTTTGGAGCAGCCATGGTGAAGATGGGCTACATCGGGGTGAAGAGCAGCAAAGAGGGCGAGATCAGGAAGAAGTGCGGGGTTATCAACAAGTCCTAATAGTGTCGTGCCTACACTGGTTTTTGATCTGGCCATCTTTGACGCGTAGGCTGGTCAGATTAATATTTTCGTCCTCCTTTCAGGTTTATACTTTCCTTCCAACAAAAAGGTTTCTTTGTTTATTTGTAGTACCATGTTGTAATTAATTTTGTCTGGCCACTACCTCCAACGCCGGCATTATTTATTAATGAGATTCACCAGTTAATTTTATATGTTAATCGTACATTACTGTAATTGATACTTTAACTATGTTGCACGCGCTTGCCAATTCTTATCTGTGAGGACCAAGACACGGGCGTGGCACAGAGCCAAGCTCCCAGCATAGAGTCGCCGGATATGGGTGACTACTGACTGGGGGTGCTCTAGATACAGGGACCTCCACGGTCTTTAATACTGTATAAGTTTTAATACTGGGGGTGCTAACTTATCAACAACGTCTTGTTGAAGTGGACAACTCTGTTGAGCCGTGCATTTATCTTTATATTAGCATTTGTGTAAACGTTGTCCAAATAGTTGAAGCACTTGTTCTTGAGCCCTTAAATAAACTCTAACCCCCACTTGCCACCCTTGTTTGCTATCTAATAAAGGGAACACTTAGTTCCCACTCCCCACTCCATATGACACGAGAGCAAATTTGTATATGAAAGCTAGACAAACACTAGATCGAAAATGAATAGATCTCACCAACTCACGTTTGTTCTACTAAACGCCTTCCTCATTCTATTTGTGGCAAGAAGATGAAGAGCAAGTTGGAGATCTGAAAGTTGTTCATGTCGGGTACTATCTTCCGATGTGGCGCAGCTTATGCATCTCATTTGTCCACACACATTCCCGATTCTAATGCACGATCTTCTACAGACAGTGTTGCATCTTGTTCTTTCACCTCCGGCTCCATCGCACCGTTCCCGATTCTAATCGATCTCATGTCCCTTTCAAATCCATCTGTGCGTGGATTATGGCGGGCAGTACAGTGTCAGGAGGATTACGGCGATATCTCCACCGCTGTCACGGAGGATGGCGTCGATGTTGCCAATGTCACAGAAGATGGTGTCCATGTCACCGCCGTCGTAGAATAGCCATCGCAGAATAGAGAGACGCTCATGAATAGATTTGTTAGGTTCCTCCATCTGTCCTAGGataacactacaggaatgggccgatatgccgagggccgggaaccctcggcgtagcctgttttggccgtcggcatacgctacgccgagggccgccctcggcatatCTCCTCGGCGACTACCTCTCTCAGCAGAGTCACAATTGccatcggcgtagcccggccctcggcgtaggatgCTACGCTGACGGCAAAATGTCGgcatacaaatttaaaaaaaatcaattttttattttcaaaaaaaaattccaaaaaaaaattcgaaaaataaattatttttggctatgccgacggcaaaaccctcggcatatagttttaaatttttcaaattttaatttattttacaccATTATTTTACACcattattttctttttttacttgtttatctttcttcCAAGACAcatttaactctaagtacacttaatcttaggttaaattacaatcatggttaaacttctcaGTCggtacgcttaacttcttggttccattcgaatGAGTTTCCATTACAGATTAGACACCTTGCACCTTCCTgacaataatagcatatcaaccctattaacccttggaccgtgatgtcacacctctttatttttgaatttcaaataattacttaaataaacaaaatgaatatataagtaataataatattgaattcaaataacaataaaatgattttttggtcttttttctatttaatatggaataattaatatctttaaatctgaaaatcgaaattccacaaataatatgtctaaatcgatcagaaaaatgagaggaatccaaatataacatcaatatCATCATTCGAAACAAAAAATCAGAGGTATCCAAATATGACGTTCAGTttaccatctggccaaaacagttcCCTCGGGATATGCGAAATGGATGtatcgggcgcgctggtgcaccgttcgccaacatgctaaacggacaaaaaataGCATATAAAGTGATGTTctatagaactaaaaacatttttcgtggaatttattgagcgacggaaagtgtacccctagttcaaatccggtcagtttccaccgGATtctgcgggacaccgcaggaagccgcgtgGATTCCCAGATAcctagcacgcacatatgacatgtgatatatggtgcgaagacggtgtcctaccactacgcagaggtctcgtGCAATattaaaatacgccccatgtagctgcttcacaaaaaaaacctgttttgacaccccgaaaatgaaaaaaccatcgctcatgggtcggattggaaatccgctcccagggccttgcttcccatcccagggaccacaaacatgccaaatatggcctcgtcccgacaaactatgcggtgtcaccggTCGCTTCCTActtatttgccctaaaagccatggaACTcccgacgtgatagccctgtttgtgaaggattttccaaaataattgccgtatcctaattcctacatttggagtggttactaggacacataaaatgacgtcatGCGGCTCCGTggaattttctgacttcgtttaaattgccatcaagtcaaaacgggaacccgaggacatataagaaagtgtttgaattgttagTATGTTAaaatggtactgtacatgattcaaatatggatgattttgacataaacggata contains:
- the LOC124696982 gene encoding peroxidase 2-like, whose amino-acid sequence is MAKLVVLAVLASLISTVSCQSWTWSIYRSWGYSSPTWGTPWTYNSAPTTWTTPPPPPSSNGLKVGYYADHNCSNAENIVRAAVEKASAGILAGLIRLAFHDCFVRGCDASVLLEGSDREKQGFPNLSLRGFDIIDASKDALEKECPGVVSCADIVSFAARDASYILSYKKINYTVPAGRFDGKVSFANETMGQNLPPPFADLATLKKMFADKGLDQADMVVLSGAHTVGISHCPSFSDRVHPPTSPSPNMDTTLAAKLNQTCNTPNNATTTASQDSETPNALDNQYYKNVMSGKVLFTSDAALNSSETLELVKKYAGSDDWNTAFGAAMVKMGYIGVKSSKEGEIRKKCGVINKS